In one window of Chelmon rostratus isolate fCheRos1 chromosome 19, fCheRos1.pri, whole genome shotgun sequence DNA:
- the LOC121623565 gene encoding sperm-associated antigen 16 protein, which yields MSVRRKERAVVENKDIFSEEEDFKEPMREAASSSASTRQPGLFKQQIIHKIPEAVDDFLRNFLQRAGLSRTLNSFEKEWYSGPVQKTLTETLSMAATGIFFITDALTHRQLLQSELEIIRRETHMLRQEVLVAGESLVKMQRERDFHRLQYRRVAEDKNRLIEDFKKLKKHLESYKPVLRQLDNKYQAALRQKMLISLKKDRVQKTTDATLIQEKSQINKERSIQSSNSTEKSPAKSTRTRHQKDTEFPIYRRLVNSHLAQVNFEKWKSPSSFSLSCSIRAHKLPISCIDLHPQKRIVATASSDCSWRLWALPANGEKVGQLVLTGGGHSDWLSGCSFHPDGTKLATTSGDTVVQLWDFSRGCCVLTLSGHSQPTWGCSFHSCGHFLASCSADRTAKLWDLNSQRCRFTLRRHTASVNSVCFLPFSNLLLTCSADKTLAMWDSRLSVCTATFHGHQHPCNHTAFSLAGNVMASCDSCGIINLWDIRKSALAMATVDAGPLAANQVAFSPSGKTLAVASSDGLVRLVEMDSCVVSSLSGHSDDVQSVMFDHRGETVMSAGSDGMINVWS from the exons atgtcagtaaggagaaaagaaagagcagtgGTGGAGAACAAGGATATCttctcagaggaggaggactttaAGGAGCCAATGAGAGAGGCTGCCTCCTCCAGTGCTTCAACAAGACAACCTGGACTATTCAAACAACAAATCATCCACAAAATCCCAGAAGCAGTGGACGACTTCCTGAGGAACTTCCTCCAGAGAGCTGGCCTGAGCCGAACTCTGAACAGCTTCGAGAAAGAGTGGTACAGTGGTCCAGTTCAGAAAactctgacagaaactctcTCGATGGCAGCGACAGGCATCTTCTTCATCACTGACGCTCTCACACACCGGCAGCTCCTCCAAAGTGAGTTAGAGATAATCcgcagagagacacacatgctcagacagGAGGTGCTGGTGGCAGGGGAAAGCCTGGTGAagatgcagagggagagggattTCCACCGGCTTCAGTACAGACGAGTTGCTGAGGACAAAAACAGGCTGATCGAGGACTTcaaaaaactgaagaaacacCTGGAGTCCTACAAGCCTGTGCTACGGCAACTGGACAACAAGTATCAAGCAGCTCTGAGGCAGAAAATGCTCATTAGTCTAAAAAAGGATCGAGTGCAAAAGACCACAGATGCAACACTGATTCAGGAAAAATCCCAAATCAACAAAGAGAGAAGCATccaaagcagcaacagcactGAGAAATCACCAGCAAAAAGCACCAGAACCAGGCATCAAAAGGACACAGAGTTTCCCATCTACAGAAGGCTGGTGAACTCTCACCTGGCTCAGgtgaattttgaaaaatggaaaagcCCGAGTTCCTTCAGCTTGTCCTGCTCCATCAGAGCACACAAGCTTCCCATCAGCTGCATCGATCTCCATCCACAAAAACGGATCGTTGCCACCGCCAGTAGTGACTGCAGCTGGAGGCTGTGGGCGCTGCCAGCCAATGGAGAAAAA GTTGGTCAGTTGGTACTGACAGGTGGGGGTCACTCTGACTGGCTGTCTGGCTGCAGTTTTCACCCTGATGGAACAAAACTGGCAACAACGAGTGGAGACACTGTG GTCCAGCTCTGGGATTTCTCTcgtggctgctgtgtgttgacGCTGTCTGGACACAGCCAGCCCACCTGGGGCTGCTCCTTCCACTCATGCGGCCACTTTTTGGCTTCCTGCTCTGCCGACAGAACCGCGAAGCTTTGGGACCTGAACAGCCAGCGCTGCCGCTTCACACTGCGTCGCCACACCGCCTCCGTCAACAGTGTCTGCTTCCTGCCCTTCTCCaacctcctcctcacctgctcGGCTGACAAAACTCTCGCCATGTGGGACTCCCGACTGAGTGTCTGCACCGCAACCTTCCATGGACACCAGCACCCCTGCAACCACACTGCCTTCAGCCTGGCAGGCAACGTCATGGCATCGTGTGACTCCTGTGGCATCATCAACTTGTGGGATATCAGGAAGTCTGCGTTGGCCATGGCCACGGTAGATGCGGGACCGCTGGCGGCCAACCAGGTGGCGTTCAGCCCATCTGGGAAGACGCTGGCTGTTGCCAGCAGCGACGGTCTGGTCAGATTGGTGGAGATGGACTCCTGCGTGGTGAGCAGCCTGTCGGGACACAGCGATGACGTGCAGAGCGTAATGTTCGACCACAGGGGGGAGACTGTGATGTCAGCAGGGAGTGATGGCATGATTAATGTCTGGTCATGA